CCTCAACACAAAACCCGGTGATATTTAAACAGTTCAGCGGGTTTACTCCCGAGCTGCCGGGCCTTTCCGGGAGCAATAACGGTATCCACTCAGGTATAGAATTGGGTATCTACCCGGTTTCCACTACGTACATGTTTGGTATCAATGCTTCATTCTAAAAACGGAACTTTATGAAAAACGGGATCAATATATCCACTATCATTATAGGCATCGCTGCTGCGCTAACGATCAGCGCATGCAGCAAAAGCTGGCTCAATCCGGCTGTACCGGGCGAGTTTACGGCAACAGACAGCACGTTCATCGATCCGGCGAACGCCGTCAAGTTCGTTAACGCCTGTTATACCCAATTGCTGACCTGGGACCAGTCTGGTTTTGCCTGGGTGGGTGTTACCAGCATCACTTCGGATGATGCGGACAAAGGCAGTGCCCCCGGCGATCTGGGAACCGATAAAGATCAGCTTGATAATCTTACCTACTCGTCCACTACACCATCTTTCCGCTCTTTATGGCGCAGTAATTCGCAGGGCATTTCCCGCTGCAACCAGGCATTGGCCAATGTGCCGAAATTCCAGATCACGGATGCCCTGAAAAGCAGGTTGAGAGGGGAGGCCTTGTTCCTGCGCGCTTTTTATTATTTCAATATGGTCCGGTCGTTCGGTGACGTGCCGATCGTAGATACGGTTGTAAATGCTGAAAACCCGGCTGACCTGGAGAAGATCAACAGCCGTCGGCCTGTGGCGGATGTGTATGCATTTATCGAGTCCGATCTTAACCTGGCATTGAGCCTGCTGCCTGGTAAAGAAGCGTATGACGCTGCGGACCTCGGGCGCGCCACAAAAGGGGCTGCCGCTGCATTATTGGCCAAGGTCAGCATGTACCAGCAGAAATGGGACCAGGTGTTGCTGCTCACGGATGATATCATCGATGGTACTTACGGCGCGTATGCGCTGGTTCCTGATTATGCGACCATATGGCGGGAGGTAGGCGAGAACAACGCCGAGTCACTATTTGAGATA
This genomic stretch from Chitinophaga sp. XS-30 harbors:
- a CDS encoding RagB/SusD family nutrient uptake outer membrane protein yields the protein MKNGINISTIIIGIAAALTISACSKSWLNPAVPGEFTATDSTFIDPANAVKFVNACYTQLLTWDQSGFAWVGVTSITSDDADKGSAPGDLGTDKDQLDNLTYSSTTPSFRSLWRSNSQGISRCNQALANVPKFQITDALKSRLRGEALFLRAFYYFNMVRSFGDVPIVDTVVNAENPADLEKINSRRPVADVYAFIESDLNLALSLLPGKEAYDAADLGRATKGAAAALLAKVSMYQQKWDQVLLLTDDIIDGTYGAYALVPDYATIWREVGENNAESLFEIQSKGTAPFAAVQQYSQVQGIRGGTFNAGAQVFTGWGFNSVSEDLYNAYENGDVRRKATIMSIGDTLFDGVIIINAANPRYNYKAYVSRTQETYGNTTSTANKNVRILRMGEVYLMNAEAANELGQASKAQFSLNAVRNRAGLANTPAASQTDLRSAIWKERRVELAMEHDRFYDLVRQGRAGEVMRAHGKAFVDGKHEVFPVPQDEIYASDYKLMQNSGY